The Clarias gariepinus isolate MV-2021 ecotype Netherlands chromosome 24, CGAR_prim_01v2, whole genome shotgun sequence region aaaaataaatccaaatttaAACTCTTTAAAGTTGGGATAACTGTGGTTTAGTTACTCCCGCTGAATTAAGGTCATTGACTCAGGGTGACCTTTGGTTtatgcattgtgtgtgtatgtgtgtgtgatgggtgcCATTGATTAATCATCCATATCTTTGCATCTGATGTCTTGCGAGTGTGCACTAAGCTGATTAACTCATGGCAGATAATATTCCACCAGATACTATTCAGCCTCCAACGTATGTAACCTTTAAACTTCAGCCTTCCATGTAGGAGGTCACGAGTCCAACTGCATGTGTATATAAACCTCTGGTCTGTGCCTGAATGTTCATCATCAGACCACCACCTCTAAGGTAAGAGCTTGCAAACAGCACAGGGAGGAAGCCGGAGGAGCGATTCGAACAACTTGAAAACACTGCAGCTCTTCCAGAGCGCAAATTAATGTTATAGCGACGTATCACTTGTAGCCCATTTCAGTCTtaatatttaatctacataattaataacaaatttaatttgtttagtcTTTATCCtcagataaaaataattgttcGCTTTCATGTTACAGCTGAATGTCTGTATATTGATAttgaaatatattatttttatcccTAGGCTCCAACATGAAATTTGTGGCTCTAGCTCTGACCCTGCTGTTGGCTTTGGGTAAGTGTGtctcatctcctcttctttgacttttttttcctttgtgttttatgcaaaaccagtttactggaggtttatatattttcaaacattttcattttctgtcAGAATTGAATTCTCAGTTTTTGTGATGCTGATCACACAATGCAATGTGTGTTACCATCAAACAGACCTTCTTTCAACTTTATGGCAAATGTAGAAAGCTGAAAGAAAATTGGTGGGCTCACCACTTGTGCTCCCAATGATCTCCCAATTTGGTCATTTTCTAGCCAGTTATGATTCCAGAGTTGAACACTCTCATGTGGAAAGTTATAACTGATTAATGATTGACCGTCATGCTGATTGACTGGAAAATGTAGTACTATACATTCCACCCAAtcaatattataatattgtcaCAATAACATTATCTTCCACCTAAATTGGCCAGAGAAATCAGCTTAGTAACAAAAAGGCAGTAACAACATCCAGAACAACACCAGTCCTAGATGTATCTTTAGTTGGCTTGTACACTGACTCTCCAAAGGTCTAAAACACTTTTCTGTTCGTCCCCAGGCTGCCATGCCCGCACCCTGCAGGCCGATGCTCCCACCCAGCTGGAGCACTACAAGGCAGTTGCCATGGTCTACCTGGACCAGGTGAAGGACCAGGCCTACAAAGCCCTGGAGCACCTGGAGGGAACCGAATATGAGCAGTACAAGTAAGCTGACTGTGATTACACCTAATTCAAACATGGTCTTCGAAACCCAGCTTGTTTTGCTCGGGTTGATTAACTAATATATTAAGCAGCCAAATTTTTGAAGTTGTAGCTAACCACATGCATTCCTTCTCCTAATAAGAATGAAGCTGACTGAGAGCCTAGACAACTTGCAGAAGTACACAGATTCCGCCGCCCTGAAACCCATTGCCGCCCAGCTGACTCAGGGAACCCAGGTTGCACGCGAGTTCATCCTGAAAGAACTTGATGACCTGCACAAAAAAGTAGAGCCACACCGTGCTGAGCTGCGCCAGTCCATCCAGAAACACCTGGACCAGTATAAAGATCGTCTCATCCCCATCTTCCGTGATTACCTGGCTGATAACCAGAAGGAGCTCGATGGTCTTCGTCAGAAGCTCCAGCCAGCCTTCGAGGACCTCAAAGCCAAGCTGGAGATCAACTTTGAGGAGACCAAGACCAAGATTTCCCCCATTGTTGAGACTGTGCGTGGAAAGCTCACAGAAAGGCTGCAGGACCTGAAGGACCTGGCCAGCCCTGTGGCTGAGGAGTACAAGGAGCACATGCTGAAGGCTGTTGAGGATGTCAAGAGCCAGCTTGCACCCCACACCACCCAGCTCCAAGGTCAAATTGAGCCCTACATGGAGACCCTGAGGGCCAAGTTCACGTCCATCTACGACACTATCACTCAGGCCTTGAACGCCTAAATATGGCTTCTGCCAGGACTTGTATTTTCTAAATCACACATTCACGTAATCACCTTTAAGATTGTGTGTTGACCTAAACGTTCATGTTTATGGGatgatgcaaaataaaatatatataataataaaatgctgtaaGTCTTTGTGCCGATCTGTAAGTGGGAGCAGTtttggagctttttttttttattattactttttaaaagaataGTGATTCTCTAAAGATTATTTACATAGCAATAAAAGTCATcagtgtaaaaaatataaacacatataGTCACACACGCTGCTTAAAACAGGTTTCTGAAACTTTGGGTAATGAATTTTCATTGTGAAACACGGTTTAAGGCTTTTTCGCTCCAAATCCTGGGACACTATTAAAGGTCTTGGTAATGTTTCAGCTTTGAGTTGGTCGTactctttacatttaaatgataattgATCAGGGGatgcacattcacattttttataaaaagtctCCTTAGACAGGATGTGATGTTTAACGAAACTTGATGCAGCAATTTTTCCACGGACTGATAAATGAGCTGCTCACTAATCTGGATGTTTTGGTCCCAGAATGTGTTGATTCTCAACATGATATAATTATCATGAAATCATAAAGTGAGTCTGTTCAACATTActgagaaaagaaacaaaataaacatgccTCTCATattaatgatcatttattaaaaaaaaaaaaactttttctgtctccataaaaagaaaagataaaaagcatgtttttattCAAGTATTGAGGTatttacaatgaaaaaaaaactcaactgggacaatttttttggggaaaaaaaaaaggacttccAGTACGCCTCGGTGGTGTCGACGATGATCTTTGTTTGGAGATCACATGATCTTGTACGCATCATCATATGACATCATGCCATGTGGGTTTATTTGCTGGGACAGAACGGGCAGGAGTTGCTCCTGGTGGACTGCAGCCACACACTGATGCActaacacaataataaaaaaaaaaaaaacagcattataTAAATCAGATAATCCACACCTTGTTTTCTACAATCCTGGCATGAATGGAGTTACACCATGCTCACCTCTTTATGTAGCGTATGAGGACAGTTGGTGTGGTACTGGGATCCGGGTTCGACCTGGTTCTGACACATTAAACACAGTTTCCGCACAGTTGCACCTTGctgatggggggaaaaaaaaaaaagagagtagAAGACGTGTCAGAGAATACTGGTGACTATGCAAAGctcaaaaatgtaaaaccttCGCTACGTAGCCTAGGCAGCGAGCTTACAAAAACGCTAAAGTGTACTGAATtgacagttattttttaaaaggcgGAATCGACAAGGACAAGTCATCAATCAGTAAAGATGTAATCTTAACACTTTTATAAAAAAGCAACACGTGATTTGGACGTAATTGTGTGTTTAGTGGATGGAACATGGTGTATTATGGTGAACAGCTACCTGTGAGCTTCGTGGCTGGAAGCTGTGAGCGCTGGGAGCGTGGACAGAGGGACGTATGGATGCCGCAGGATGGACAGGACCTCTGTGTGCGTGTCTTGATCCTGCAGGAGGTGCGATGGGGCCTAGAGGCTGAGACAGCAAGGTGTGTGTTTAGAacatgaaaagaagaaaaatatgtaCATTCTGGATTCGTTCTATGTGCagaccgagtgtgtgtgtgtgtgtccaaatcTAAAACCACAACTGGTTAACGCCTGCTTACCGGCCGTTCGTTTTGTGCTAGCTTCTGTTCCATTTGATGCTTGATGTCCTCTATAGACATGCCGGACATGGTGCCACGCTCACTCTTAACCTGCTGCAACACCGCCATTATTTGAGGTCTAGCACAcacaaaggaaaacatgatgcaCTGGTGAGCGCAAAGTAAAACGAGCATTTGATCTGTTTAACCTACAAAAGGCTGAATATGATCACCAGCACCTGGTGCACTGTGGGAACTGGGTCCCCAGTCTGTCCAGCAGCTTGTCCAGTTTGCCCACGGGTTGTGGATTCGATGGGAGCGCCTGTGGGGCAGGGATTCGCACCGTGGCTGCTGGCCCCGCCCCTTGAGATGGTCCTGCCGATGCTGCGAGGCTAATAGGGACGCCCACCTGGGCTGTAGGAACGGCGGCAGCAGGTAATACGTATGCGGGGTTAGCGTAGGGCATTGTGGGGCCGCGGGTGGCGGTGGGCATAGCCAGTCTCGGTACAGGAACGGTCTGCTCGAGCGTGTGTGGCGTGAAGGCCATTGGGTTTGGTGTGGAAAGCAGAGGAGGGGTGGATCTATGGGGTGAATGAAACTGAGGCTGGGTCACCGTAGGGCGGATCGGAGCACACTGTGTGAAATTCAGCAAATCGAtctagagagatagagagagatataTTTAGTCTATCATCTTAAATGtccagagatttaaaaaaagcaggCCACGTTAACACAAATATTTACCATGGGTATGTGTGGGAGATGAGGAAGGGTGATTTTCGGCAATCCGTCAAGCTGCTGCCCCTTGTAAAGTTGCTTCAGGTTTTCATTATACAAGGACTAAAATGTAAGTGaccacatttttaaaatcattaacatAGTAAAAATGTATCTCCACGGCCAGGTGATCTAAACCTGTAGACCAGGTGAACTAAACCCATCCCTTATCTGTAGACCGGGTGAACTAAACCCACCCCTTACCTGTAGACCAGGTGAACTAAACCCACCCCTTACCTGTAGACCGGGTGAACTAAACCCACCCCTTACCTGTAGACCGGGTGAACTAAACCCACCCCTTACCTGTAGACCAGGTAACCTAAACCCACCCCTTACCTGTAGGCCGGGTAAACTAAACCCACCCCTTACCTGTAGGCCAGGTAACCTAAACCCACCCCTTACCTGTAGACCAGGTAAACTAAACCCACCCCTTACCTGTAGGCCGGGTAAACTAAACCCACCCCCCACCTGTAGACCAGGTGAACTAAACCCATCCCTTACCTGTAGACCGGGTGAACTAAACCCACCCCTACCTGTAGGCCGGGTGAACTAAACCCACCCCTTACCTGTAGACCAAGTGGACTAAACCCACCCCTTACCTGTAGACCAAGTGAACTAAACCCACCCCTTACCTGTAGGCCAGGTAACCTAAACCCACCCCTTACTTGTAGACCGGCTAAACTAAACCCACCCCTTACCTGTAGACCAGGTGAACTAAACCCACCCCCCACCTGTAGACCAGGTGAACTAAACCCATCCCTTACCTGTAGACCGGGTGAACTAAACCCACCCCTTACCTGTAGACCGGGTGAACTAAACCCACCCCTTACCTGTAGACCGGGTGAACTAAACCCACCCCTTACCTGTAGACCAGGTGAACTAAACCCACCCCTTACCTGTAGACCAGGTAACCTAAACCCACCCCTTACTTGTAGGCCGGGTAAACTAAACCCACCCCTTACCTGTAGGCCAGGTAACCTAAACCCACCCCTTACTTGTAGACCGGCTAAACTAAACCCACCCCTTACCTGTAGACCAGGTGAACTAAACCCACCCCCTACCTGTAGACCAGGTGAACTAAACCCATCCCTTACCTGTAGACCAGACGCACTATCCCCACCCCCCTCTGTAGACCTGGTGCACTGTCCCCACCCCTCACTTGTAAAACACATACACCCTCACCTGGAGCTTTCCCAAGTTGCTACGACCCATTGCCACATTTTTCTCCCATTCGATGCGATTCCGGCTGCTGTGAGGTGACGTGTCCGACCTGCACACAAAGCAAACTTTTTCATTAAGACACAAAGGCAAACACACAAAGCAAGTAACCTATTAGAATTTTTGTCGCTCTTACCTGAGAGTGCTTAGATATCTTTCTGCTTCTGAAATCCAGTCTTCTATCTGAGAGATTATGAGCTCTCTCTGAGATTCTAAAGCagtgatctacacacacacacacacactataattcATCCTATAATAATCAAACATGGCTGATATATGACCACCACTGTTCCGTTTCTCGTAAGACCTTTACTTTGTTTGTTCTCGTTTTAGAAGGTGATGGTTATGTGGGTTGTTCGcttgtttgtttctgtgtttgCCTACCTCATCTTTCAGAGCTGTCTTATTGGATTCTTCAACTTGTCTAGAGAGTCTCTCCATCTCATGCTGCAATGATGCAATCTCTTGTTCCCAAGTAGCCCTgttgcagaacacacacacaaaaaaaaaaaaaaaaaaaaaaaacacacacacacacttgatataaattaagacaaataaaaacaaaacatttaataatgatGAACATATCGGATAGATTTTGACCTTCTTAAATATTGTTACAGAGCTAAATGTTGTTTTTGGTAGAGAAGTGAGTCAAAGTAACTTCCTCTTCTGCTGTTCTGCCTTTTTctcattattgttattgtacTGAAATACTTTTTGTACTTTCTTCTGAACTTTCGCTCTGCAGATAAACAAGGACCACAACTGAGTTTTTGCTAATGGTCCGTTTTTTATTTTGCGGTCTTCCCCAAAGCCTTACTTTTCATTTCTTTGCTCTTCCTTAAGCATCCCCAGTTTTGTGTCAACCTCCTCCATCTCTTGGGTCAAtctaaaacacaacacacacgcaGATACATGTTTTAACGCtgaacacacaaagacaaacgATCAAAGACTcccatatttctattttttttctctacatcTTCTCTTTAACCTTTTCTTCGTCTCCAGCTTTATATCCCTCTCGGTGGTGAGCTCCTCGGTTTTGGCGCTGAAGTTTTTCCGCGTTGTCCTACTGCTGTTTAGGTCCagtttcacctgcactgactcGATCTTATCTAGGAGCGCCTGAACACAtacaaaatttaattcaatcaaTACATACATAATTCACGTCTCGAACAGACACAAACCCAGCACATCATGAGATCGACTTCAGCTCCAAAATACGATGAGAAACCAGACCCGATGTTGCCGCTGCTTGTCTTCTCTCGCCTTCTCCAAACTTGCAATGTGGCTCTTGTACTCGTTCTCTTCATCAGCCTTCTGTTTCTCCAGAGACTCGCACTCCTCCGCCAGCTTGGCGCTCTGTTCCACCAGGACGCGCTAcgtgaaaaagagaaagagaatagTATTATAAAACGCACTACATACTAACTATTCGATTGATGCACATTAGAATTAAATTTAGCGCTATAAAACCAACTAGagataaataaaactattttaccATTAGGTGTTCCCAACTTTCGTTTGTGTTGACACATTTTTCTTGCGTCCAATCGTCCGTCTGTGTTGGAGACAAAAGCATGCGTTAGATACGCAAAACAAGGACAAAGGACACAGCTGTAGAACTAAAGCCAATTACATAGTTATCTGATTATCTAGTTGATTATGTAGCAAAGGATCATTGTTCTCTGGAGAAAAAGAGTAAAACTGTATGCACGTAAATGTAGAAGTCCTCAATTTACAATTCTACTGAAGAATATCAGCTTACGGTAGCCTTAAATTTAtagtttgtttttctctctctccctactTCCGAtctcaaacacctgctacacgATTAGGGAAGGCAAATCCTGCTAAAACTGCTTTGAATACTATGCACCACTCTGGCTGTGTAACGCAAGGTCACGCAGGAATGGAGTGAGGTAGAAAGTACAAGTACTGGTTGTAAGATAaagtggagtaaaagtacaaagaaTCCGCTAACCAAACGActacagatactgtacatgaaatGCGTACTTAAGAACAGCAAATAAGTAAATGTTCTTGTGCAACTTTGCATTTTTCTAACATAGTgagaataaaaaatgaaaaataaacactaGACATGGGGGAGATCGATTAAGCCATGTATTGCAAATGTTTTGTGTGGCGATTCACGCATTTTTATGACGTTACATTATTGAGatctgccctttttttttttcttgaaactCTGTGAGCAAGTTAATCTAAAATCCACTCACTCACacgcttacaccagtctcaaatcACAGTAAGCACTCGTTAGTTAAAAAAGTCGCTAAAAGACCTTATAGACGATATTTTGGGTTGTCTCCAAAATGCACCCAATGGAATTTT contains the following coding sequences:
- the rnf214 gene encoding RING finger protein 214, with product METAEVYLNCEEDLTCLVPFWDVVPGFPYFPYPVIIPEAPLDDYRLVDTMPSNTETTEREVQTDDWTQEKCVNTNESWEHLMRVLVEQSAKLAEECESLEKQKADEENEYKSHIASLEKAREDKQRQHRALLDKIESVQVKLDLNSSRTTRKNFSAKTEELTTERDIKLETKKRLTQEMEEVDTKLGMLKEEQRNEKATWEQEIASLQHEMERLSRQVEESNKTALKDEITALESQRELIISQIEDWISEAERYLSTLRSDTSPHSSRNRIEWEKNVAMGRSNLGKLQSLYNENLKQLYKGQQLDGLPKITLPHLPHIPMIDLLNFTQCAPIRPTVTQPQFHSPHRSTPPLLSTPNPMAFTPHTLEQTVPVPRLAMPTATRGPTMPYANPAYVLPAAAVPTAQVGVPISLAASAGPSQGAGPAATVRIPAPQALPSNPQPVGKLDKLLDRLGTQFPQCTRPQIMAVLQQVKSERGTMSGMSIEDIKHQMEQKLAQNERPPLGPIAPPAGSRHAHRGPVHPAASIRPSVHAPSAHSFQPRSSQQGATVRKLCLMCQNQVEPGSQYHTNCPHTLHKECISVWLQSTRSNSCPFCPSK
- the apoa1a gene encoding apolipoprotein A-I codes for the protein MKFVALALTLLLALGCHARTLQADAPTQLEHYKAVAMVYLDQVKDQAYKALEHLEGTEYEQYKMKLTESLDNLQKYTDSAALKPIAAQLTQGTQVAREFILKELDDLHKKVEPHRAELRQSIQKHLDQYKDRLIPIFRDYLADNQKELDGLRQKLQPAFEDLKAKLEINFEETKTKISPIVETVRGKLTERLQDLKDLASPVAEEYKEHMLKAVEDVKSQLAPHTTQLQGQIEPYMETLRAKFTSIYDTITQALNA